The proteins below come from a single Parageobacillus toebii NBRC 107807 genomic window:
- a CDS encoding molybdenum cofactor biosynthesis protein MoaE: protein MKERLFMITDKPISIENVVKKVMRPEAGAVTTFMGTVREWTNGKRTLFLQYEAYVSMAEKMLEQIGEEIREKWPETKVAITHRIGRLDIGDIAVAIAVSSPHRNDAYEANRYAIERIKQIVPIWKKEHWEDGTEWVGNQLGTKAYPTGKPEGEDLQ from the coding sequence ATGAAGGAACGCCTTTTTATGATTACGGACAAGCCGATTTCCATTGAGAATGTGGTAAAAAAAGTAATGCGCCCCGAAGCCGGAGCGGTGACCACGTTCATGGGAACGGTGCGCGAATGGACAAACGGAAAGCGGACCTTATTTTTACAATACGAAGCGTACGTATCGATGGCGGAAAAAATGCTAGAACAAATCGGGGAGGAGATTCGAGAAAAATGGCCAGAAACGAAAGTGGCGATTACGCACCGAATCGGCAGGCTGGATATCGGCGATATCGCTGTCGCCATCGCCGTTTCGTCGCCGCACCGCAACGACGCGTATGAGGCAAACCGATATGCGATTGAGCGCATTAAACAAATTGTTCCGATTTGGAAAAAAGAACATTGGGAAGATGGAACGGAATGGGTTGGCAATCAATTAGGGACGAAAGCGTATCCAACAGGAAAGCCGGAAGGAGAGGATTTACAATGA
- the mobB gene encoding molybdopterin-guanine dinucleotide biosynthesis protein B: MNVWQVVGYKNSGKTTLIEKWIKIAAAEGYRVGTVKHHGHGGYPERNDSYTDSKRHEQAGAVAVSVEGGGLLELHAWQPAWPLAQILSLYELLPLDFVLVEGYKHESYKKVVMLRNEDDWDSLSQLSNIIAVITWESSSRLSFIPYPLFFINDEESYLHWLMNEVRKNE, encoded by the coding sequence ATGAACGTTTGGCAAGTGGTTGGCTATAAAAATAGTGGCAAAACGACGCTTATTGAAAAATGGATAAAAATCGCGGCAGCCGAAGGATATCGTGTCGGAACAGTGAAACATCACGGACACGGCGGTTATCCTGAAAGAAACGATTCCTATACGGATTCAAAGCGCCACGAGCAGGCGGGAGCAGTTGCCGTTTCAGTGGAAGGCGGCGGTTTGCTCGAGCTTCACGCATGGCAGCCTGCATGGCCGCTAGCGCAAATTTTATCATTATATGAACTTTTGCCGCTTGATTTCGTGCTTGTCGAAGGCTACAAACATGAATCATATAAAAAGGTTGTGATGCTGCGAAACGAGGACGATTGGGATTCGCTGTCACAGTTGTCTAATATTATTGCCGTTATTACGTGGGAATCTTCTTCGCGGCTATCTTTCATTCCATATCCTTTATTTTTCATCAATGATGAGGAAAGTTATTTACATTGGTTAATGAATGAGGTGAGAAAAAACGAATGA
- the glp gene encoding gephyrin-like molybdotransferase Glp, translated as MEERRTLIPVTEAIQKVMKYAGTGEVETVSLEEAYGRYLAEELRADHDVPPFDRSPYDGFAIRAVDSAKAKLDNPVEFEVIETIGAGQVASKTVQPFQAVRIMTGAQIPDGCDAVVMLELAKQYERDGKTYMSIKRPFQPEDNISFQGEDAKKGEVLVPKGTFINPGVQALLATFGYARVKVARKPRIGIFATGSELLDVSEPLVPGKIRNSNAYMIQAQVVRSGAEPVYFGKLADDVDTCFTAIQKALPQVDFLITTGGVSVGDYDYLPAIYERLGAEVLFNKVAMRPGSVTTVAQLNGKLLFGLSGNPSACYVGYELFVRPAVRTRLFSPKPYLRKAMATLMADFPKPNPFTRFVRSYVAVEDGRLTVSPVGTDKSNIVTSLAKANALMVLPGGTRGFAKGDTVDVWLLEDEEGSDI; from the coding sequence ATGGAAGAAAGACGAACTCTTATTCCGGTAACAGAGGCAATCCAAAAAGTTATGAAGTATGCAGGAACAGGAGAAGTGGAAACGGTTTCATTAGAAGAGGCATATGGACGGTATTTGGCGGAAGAATTGCGCGCTGACCATGACGTTCCGCCGTTTGACCGGTCACCATATGACGGTTTTGCGATACGCGCTGTTGATTCCGCAAAAGCAAAGCTTGACAATCCCGTAGAATTTGAAGTGATTGAAACGATTGGAGCGGGACAAGTAGCGTCGAAGACCGTTCAACCATTTCAAGCGGTGCGCATTATGACGGGGGCGCAAATTCCAGATGGATGCGATGCGGTTGTCATGCTGGAATTAGCGAAACAATATGAGAGAGACGGAAAAACATATATGTCGATCAAACGTCCCTTTCAACCGGAAGATAACATTTCGTTCCAAGGAGAAGATGCGAAAAAAGGAGAGGTGCTCGTCCCAAAGGGAACGTTTATTAATCCAGGAGTGCAAGCATTGTTAGCGACATTCGGGTATGCTCGGGTGAAAGTCGCGAGAAAACCGCGAATTGGCATTTTCGCGACAGGCAGCGAGCTTTTGGACGTATCCGAGCCGCTTGTTCCCGGAAAAATTCGCAACAGCAACGCCTATATGATTCAGGCGCAAGTAGTACGCAGCGGCGCGGAGCCAGTTTATTTTGGAAAATTAGCCGATGATGTGGATACATGTTTTACAGCAATACAAAAGGCGCTGCCACAAGTTGATTTTCTCATCACAACGGGCGGCGTTTCGGTTGGAGATTACGATTATTTGCCGGCCATTTATGAACGCCTTGGGGCAGAAGTGTTATTTAATAAAGTCGCGATGCGTCCGGGAAGCGTGACGACGGTTGCGCAGCTCAATGGAAAACTGTTGTTTGGTCTATCTGGCAACCCTTCGGCATGTTACGTTGGATATGAGTTGTTTGTACGTCCGGCCGTACGGACGCGGCTATTTTCGCCAAAACCGTATTTACGGAAAGCGATGGCAACGTTGATGGCAGACTTTCCTAAACCGAATCCGTTTACCCGGTTTGTTAGAAGTTATGTGGCGGTCGAAGATGGCCGGTTAACCGTGTCGCCTGTTGGGACAGATAAATCGAATATAGTCACATCGCTAGCAAAAGCAAATGCGCTGATGGTGCTGCCTGGAGGGACGCGAGGATTTGCAAAAGGGGATACCGTCGATGTATGGCTGCTAGAAGATGAGGAAGGAAGTGACATATGA
- the moaD gene encoding molybdopterin converting factor subunit 1, protein MITLLFFAHLQEAIGEERMVLPDVPKTVNALKQEVEKRYHIDLKQVMVAVNEEYARDDQTLQPGDIVAFIPPVSGG, encoded by the coding sequence ATGATCACACTGCTCTTTTTTGCGCATTTACAGGAAGCAATTGGAGAGGAGCGTATGGTGCTTCCTGACGTTCCCAAAACGGTAAATGCATTAAAGCAGGAAGTAGAAAAGCGTTATCACATTGATCTGAAACAAGTGATGGTCGCGGTGAATGAGGAATATGCCCGCGATGATCAAACACTTCAGCCAGGTGATATCGTTGCCTTTATTCCACCGGTAAGCGGAGGGTGA